From one Streptomyces sp. CA-210063 genomic stretch:
- a CDS encoding SUKH-4 family immunity protein, protein MVTFAQAQERAEEWINGDLPGYQHREVRVREFDLGFVVWAEDRADGPRSDGGAQRLVIARDSGEATLWPSLPVGEVIRRFEEEYGRTDAAPAAAPAPPARVDLNQTSFLLTPPEWLQDAADKLGIPDRRSGAGAGASDGAGSRPAAADAGGSGSSGAGGVSGGGGSMPETMPGPVGQSPSAGRGVPAAPADATPWPAAAPADDEVRDAVPPRDAEPRDAVPGVPAGATPWAGTDTNAEAEDDRSVPLPETVFAPQLSEVNDRDDAPAPSTLPEAKTALISGGSQLPRTTVAPAVGGPGSGAPGGLSQPQQHQQPPSAGPGTPPPGAPSYGYPQGAGGPGTPPPAPSYGDPQGLGGPGTPPPGGPSYGYPQGPGGPQGPGTPPPGRPLPPHAGDIADAATSKAAPPPRRGAGPGAPPPPAPPGTPGTPGARPGATPPPQSGPGAPGTPAGGYVPTQLVSSLGPDGPEGLGAPGRPGAPGSPGAPGQPGGPGAPNPPGSTPPGGMHHAATMLAGPAIGGPGAPLPPGPPGAPGQPGGPGVPGPPGQPGVPGAPGQPGGPGAPGAPGAPNPPGGTPAGGVHHAATMLAGPAVGGPGAPGAPGQPGHPGMPPGAPGPVHHAETMLAGPPVGGPGGPGAPQPPGPPGMPPGAPQGMPGQPGQPGPMPGQPGPPMGAPPAYGYPQPPAGQPTVGPGYQAVLRFRAPDGSEQQVIRRSAPGTPHPEWQIFHELRGLNIPPEAVLELHTELESCELPGAYCARMIREQWPNARITSIAPYGKDHASRQQGMAQLIAHQGELHQVADGPARLAPVRAPLPPVQPAPPVPPEAIGQELAAAFGPGVFRFDQQAVSRQGVPPIVAHTLVVAGLPVDMGPFFWAQAQPGRPVPTLAELAQERGVQPAADAGSYLVMGSDFGKALCVQYGTANIVAVPVEAGPGGAPVPPQFVNTGLPEFARCLALLGRMWRLRFGLNQEQAGRWTVDFQAQLAGLDPAALASPESWWSVLLEQMWDGLL, encoded by the coding sequence ATGGTGACGTTCGCTCAGGCGCAGGAGCGCGCAGAGGAGTGGATCAACGGGGATCTGCCGGGCTATCAGCACCGTGAGGTGCGGGTGCGGGAGTTCGACCTCGGGTTCGTGGTGTGGGCCGAGGACCGGGCGGACGGTCCGCGGTCCGACGGTGGCGCGCAGCGGCTGGTCATCGCCCGGGACAGCGGGGAGGCCACGCTGTGGCCGTCGCTGCCGGTGGGTGAGGTGATCCGCCGGTTCGAGGAGGAGTACGGCCGTACGGACGCGGCTCCGGCCGCCGCGCCCGCGCCTCCGGCCCGGGTGGATCTGAACCAGACGTCGTTCCTGCTGACTCCGCCGGAGTGGTTGCAGGACGCGGCGGACAAGCTGGGGATTCCGGACCGCCGGTCGGGTGCGGGTGCGGGTGCCTCTGACGGTGCCGGGTCTCGTCCGGCTGCGGCTGATGCGGGTGGTTCCGGCTCCTCGGGCGCCGGCGGGGTGTCCGGGGGCGGCGGTTCGATGCCCGAGACGATGCCGGGGCCGGTGGGGCAGTCGCCTTCGGCCGGCCGTGGGGTGCCCGCGGCACCGGCCGACGCCACGCCGTGGCCGGCCGCCGCGCCGGCGGACGACGAGGTGCGGGACGCGGTGCCGCCGAGGGACGCCGAGCCGCGCGACGCGGTGCCGGGGGTGCCCGCCGGGGCGACTCCGTGGGCCGGGACGGACACCAACGCCGAGGCCGAGGACGACCGTTCGGTGCCGCTGCCGGAGACCGTGTTCGCGCCGCAGTTGTCCGAGGTGAACGACCGGGACGACGCCCCGGCGCCGAGTACGCTGCCGGAGGCCAAGACGGCGCTGATTTCCGGGGGCAGCCAGCTCCCGCGTACGACGGTGGCGCCGGCTGTGGGCGGCCCGGGCTCGGGTGCGCCGGGCGGCCTTTCGCAGCCACAGCAGCATCAGCAGCCGCCGTCGGCGGGTCCGGGGACTCCGCCTCCGGGTGCGCCGTCGTACGGGTATCCGCAGGGTGCTGGTGGTCCGGGGACTCCGCCGCCCGCGCCGTCCTATGGCGATCCGCAGGGTCTCGGTGGTCCGGGGACTCCGCCTCCGGGTGGGCCGTCGTACGGCTATCCGCAGGGTCCCGGTGGTCCGCAGGGTCCGGGTACGCCGCCGCCGGGGCGTCCGCTGCCGCCCCATGCCGGTGACATCGCCGACGCCGCCACCAGCAAGGCGGCACCGCCTCCGCGCCGGGGCGCCGGGCCTGGGGCGCCGCCGCCTCCGGCTCCGCCCGGAACCCCGGGGACGCCGGGCGCCCGCCCGGGCGCCACGCCTCCGCCGCAGTCCGGGCCCGGTGCACCGGGCACTCCGGCGGGCGGGTACGTGCCGACCCAACTGGTCTCCTCCCTCGGCCCGGACGGGCCGGAGGGTCTCGGCGCTCCGGGTCGGCCCGGAGCTCCCGGTTCCCCTGGGGCTCCCGGTCAGCCGGGCGGTCCCGGCGCGCCGAATCCGCCCGGGAGTACGCCCCCGGGCGGCATGCACCACGCGGCGACGATGCTCGCAGGGCCCGCGATCGGCGGCCCGGGCGCGCCGCTCCCGCCGGGGCCGCCCGGTGCTCCGGGTCAGCCGGGTGGTCCTGGCGTCCCTGGTCCTCCGGGTCAGCCCGGTGTCCCCGGGGCCCCCGGTCAGCCGGGCGGTCCTGGTGCCCCCGGCGCTCCCGGCGCGCCCAACCCGCCCGGCGGTACACCCGCAGGCGGCGTGCACCACGCGGCGACGATGCTGGCCGGGCCCGCGGTGGGCGGCCCGGGCGCGCCCGGGGCTCCGGGGCAGCCGGGTCATCCGGGGATGCCGCCGGGTGCCCCCGGCCCCGTACACCATGCCGAGACGATGCTGGCCGGGCCGCCGGTGGGCGGGCCCGGCGGTCCCGGTGCGCCGCAGCCGCCCGGTCCGCCCGGGATGCCGCCGGGGGCTCCCCAGGGGATGCCGGGGCAGCCCGGTCAGCCCGGGCCGATGCCCGGTCAGCCGGGGCCGCCGATGGGGGCCCCGCCGGCGTACGGCTATCCGCAGCCGCCCGCCGGGCAGCCGACCGTCGGGCCCGGCTACCAGGCCGTGCTGCGGTTCCGGGCGCCGGACGGCTCCGAGCAGCAGGTGATCCGGCGTTCGGCGCCGGGTACGCCGCACCCGGAGTGGCAGATCTTCCACGAGCTGCGCGGGTTGAACATCCCGCCGGAGGCCGTGCTGGAGCTGCACACGGAGCTGGAGTCGTGTGAGCTGCCGGGGGCGTACTGCGCGCGGATGATCCGTGAGCAGTGGCCGAACGCGCGCATCACGTCCATCGCCCCGTACGGCAAGGACCATGCGAGCCGGCAGCAGGGCATGGCCCAACTCATCGCGCACCAGGGCGAGTTGCACCAGGTCGCGGACGGTCCGGCGCGGCTCGCGCCGGTGCGTGCGCCGTTGCCGCCGGTGCAGCCGGCTCCGCCGGTCCCGCCGGAGGCGATCGGGCAGGAGCTGGCGGCGGCGTTCGGGCCGGGGGTGTTCCGGTTCGACCAGCAGGCGGTGTCGCGGCAGGGCGTTCCGCCGATCGTGGCGCACACGCTGGTCGTGGCGGGACTGCCGGTGGACATGGGCCCGTTCTTCTGGGCGCAGGCCCAGCCGGGCCGTCCGGTGCCGACGTTGGCGGAGCTGGCGCAGGAGCGGGGTGTGCAGCCGGCGGCCGACGCGGGCTCGTACCTGGTGATGGGCAGCGACTTCGGCAAGGCGCTGTGTGTGCAGTACGGCACGGCGAACATCGTGGCGGTGCCGGTGGAGGCGGGGCCGGGCGGTGCGCCCGTACCGCCGCAGTTCGTGAACACCGGGCTGCCGGAGTTCGCGCGCTGCCTCGCTCTCCTCGGCCGTATGTGGCGGCTGCGGTTCGGCCTCAACCAGGAGCAGGCGGGCCGTTGGACCGTCGACTTCCAGGCGCAGCTCGCCGGCCTCGACCCGGCGGCGCTCGCCTCGCCGGAGAGCTGGTGGTCGGTGCTGCTGGAGCAGATGTGGGACGGGCTGCTGTGA
- a CDS encoding cellulose-binding protein has protein sequence MSSAPTAPHGFEFDVVRRGYRPDQVDACAAALWRDRDAAWERAARLTVLARDMGADLDRLRETVAGLTPQTYEALGGRARQLFELGVEEATAVREGAREEARRMVAEAEEAGLRLRGAAQAYADEVRGEAEERARHRLLAAQAEADDLRIAARRAVKEGRGEALSALREVRERTEGMLAELDKEFDDRVADIEREVAEREAVFVARLAERAARAEAAAAEAERALADAEAAAVRLQGDAEARAAELIAEARRREQWVVAETERVLREHGERWDEVRAQMDHVRSSLTALTGQAPGEQTPWQ, from the coding sequence ATGAGCAGCGCACCGACGGCACCCCATGGCTTCGAGTTCGACGTCGTACGCCGTGGCTACCGCCCCGACCAGGTCGACGCCTGTGCGGCGGCCCTGTGGCGGGACCGGGACGCCGCGTGGGAGAGGGCCGCCCGGCTGACCGTGCTGGCCCGGGACATGGGCGCGGACCTCGACCGGCTGCGCGAGACGGTCGCCGGGCTGACCCCGCAGACGTACGAGGCGCTCGGCGGGCGCGCCCGCCAACTGTTCGAACTCGGTGTCGAGGAGGCCACGGCCGTCCGTGAGGGCGCGCGCGAGGAGGCCCGGCGGATGGTCGCCGAGGCGGAGGAGGCCGGACTGCGGCTGCGGGGTGCCGCCCAGGCCTACGCCGACGAGGTGCGCGGCGAGGCCGAGGAGCGGGCCCGGCACCGGTTGCTGGCCGCCCAGGCCGAGGCCGACGACCTGCGGATCGCGGCCCGGCGCGCGGTGAAGGAGGGGCGGGGCGAGGCGCTGTCCGCGCTGCGGGAGGTGCGGGAGCGGACCGAGGGGATGCTCGCCGAACTGGACAAGGAGTTCGACGACCGGGTGGCCGACATCGAGCGGGAGGTCGCCGAACGGGAGGCCGTGTTCGTCGCCCGGCTCGCCGAGCGGGCCGCCCGCGCGGAGGCCGCCGCCGCCGAGGCCGAGCGGGCTCTCGCCGACGCGGAGGCGGCCGCGGTACGGCTGCAGGGCGACGCCGAGGCCCGCGCCGCCGAGCTGATCGCGGAGGCGCGGCGGCGCGAGCAGTGGGTGGTGGCGGAGACCGAGCGGGTGTTGCGGGAGCACGGGGAACGGTGGGACGAGGTGCGGGCGCAGATGGACCACGTACGCAGCAGTCTGACCGCGCTGACCGGCCAGGCTCCGGGCGAGCAGACGCCGTGGCAGTGA
- a CDS encoding trypco2 family protein yields the protein MDLTEAIASVRDQLVEAATRATGQPVVFEVGTIEMEFTLELRKETKAGGRVKAWVVDAGADAARATGRTHRVAFTLTPRDSRTHAPWLVGDDDPGSTAGFGEAPPVPRPAHPTR from the coding sequence ATCGATCTCACCGAGGCCATCGCCTCGGTCCGTGACCAGCTCGTCGAGGCCGCGACGCGCGCGACCGGACAGCCGGTGGTCTTCGAAGTGGGCACCATCGAGATGGAGTTCACGCTCGAACTGCGCAAGGAGACGAAGGCTGGCGGCCGGGTCAAGGCATGGGTGGTCGACGCCGGGGCCGACGCCGCCCGCGCCACCGGCCGCACCCACCGCGTCGCCTTCACCCTCACCCCGCGCGACTCCCGCACCCACGCTCCCTGGCTGGTCGGCGACGACGACCCGGGCAGCACGGCGGGATTCGGCGAGGCCCCGCCCGTTCCGCGCCCCGCCCACCCCACCCGATGA
- a CDS encoding MFS transporter, with protein sequence MDDTRPAIRDSAQHTGTGRRRTVTAALMLAMGLAAVDSTIVSTAVPQIVADLGGFSVFSWLFSGYLLAVTVTLPLYGKLSDTFGRKPVLIVGAALFLLGSLLCALAWNMGSLIAFRVIQGLGGGALQGTVQTLAADLYPLKERPKIQSKLSTVWAVSAVAGPGAGGVLATYADWRWIFLINLPLGAATLWLLVRHLHEPRRESTGRPRVDWAGALTVFACGGALLTALVQGGVAWDWLSWPSLTLLGTGVALIALLVLIERRAAEPIIPGWVWRRRPIAAVNLALGALGLLMVAPTVFLATYAQSVLGLAPVAAGFVVSVWSLSWPVSAALSQHVYRRIGFRNTAVLGIAAAAALLFAFPLLPYPGEAWQPALLMLLLGAALGLFQLPLIIGVQSSVRWEERGTATASILFCRQTGQTLGAALFGAVANGVLASRLGGAGDLDAVTHSLDAGTAAEPVRRAVADAVHAVYLGAGCAATVALVVLLVVAPRRFPVLKD encoded by the coding sequence GTGGACGACACGCGACCCGCGATACGCGATTCGGCACAGCACACCGGAACCGGCCGGCGAAGAACCGTCACCGCCGCCCTCATGCTGGCCATGGGCCTGGCCGCGGTGGACTCCACGATCGTCTCGACCGCCGTCCCGCAGATCGTCGCCGACCTGGGCGGCTTCTCCGTCTTCTCCTGGCTCTTCTCGGGCTACCTGCTGGCGGTGACCGTCACCCTCCCCCTCTACGGCAAGCTCTCCGACACCTTCGGCCGCAAGCCGGTCCTCATCGTGGGCGCCGCCCTGTTCCTGCTGGGTTCGCTGCTGTGCGCGCTGGCCTGGAACATGGGCTCCCTGATCGCCTTCCGGGTCATCCAGGGCCTGGGCGGCGGGGCGCTCCAGGGCACGGTGCAGACGCTGGCGGCCGACCTCTACCCCTTGAAGGAACGCCCCAAGATCCAGTCCAAGCTCTCCACGGTGTGGGCGGTGTCGGCGGTGGCGGGCCCGGGAGCGGGCGGAGTCCTCGCCACCTACGCGGACTGGCGCTGGATCTTCCTCATCAACCTGCCGCTCGGCGCGGCGACACTGTGGCTGCTGGTCCGTCATCTGCACGAGCCACGGCGGGAGTCGACGGGCCGGCCCCGGGTGGACTGGGCGGGCGCCCTGACCGTCTTCGCCTGCGGCGGCGCCCTGCTGACGGCGCTGGTGCAGGGCGGGGTGGCGTGGGACTGGCTGTCGTGGCCCTCCCTCACCCTGCTGGGCACGGGAGTCGCCCTGATCGCCCTGCTGGTCCTGATCGAACGCCGGGCCGCCGAGCCGATCATCCCCGGCTGGGTGTGGCGCCGCCGCCCGATCGCGGCGGTGAACCTGGCGCTGGGTGCGCTGGGCCTGCTGATGGTGGCACCGACGGTATTCCTCGCGACCTACGCCCAGTCGGTGCTGGGCCTGGCGCCGGTGGCGGCCGGTTTCGTCGTCTCCGTCTGGTCACTGAGCTGGCCGGTGTCGGCGGCCCTCAGCCAGCACGTCTACCGCCGCATCGGCTTCCGGAACACGGCGGTCCTGGGCATCGCGGCGGCGGCCGCCCTCCTCTTCGCCTTCCCGCTCCTTCCCTACCCGGGCGAGGCCTGGCAGCCGGCGCTGCTGATGCTCCTCCTGGGCGCCGCGCTGGGCCTCTTCCAGCTCCCCCTGATCATCGGCGTCCAGTCGAGCGTGCGGTGGGAGGAGCGGGGCACGGCCACGGCGTCGATCCTCTTCTGCCGCCAGACGGGACAGACCCTGGGCGCGGCGCTGTTCGGGGCGGTCGCGAACGGCGTGCTGGCGTCCCGGCTGGGTGGCGCGGGAGACCTGGACGCCGTCACCCACTCCCTCGACGCCGGCACGGCCGCGGAGCCCGTCCGCCGCGCCGTCGCGGACGCGGTCCACGCCGTGTACCTGGGCGCTGGATGCGCGGCGACGGTGGCGCTGGTGGTGCTGCTGGTGGTGGCGCCGCGGAGGTTTCCGGTCCTGAAGGACTGA
- a CDS encoding ABC transporter ATP-binding protein, with amino-acid sequence MTSAVTITRHGGTGGTTAVAARARQVVKAYGSGETRVVALDQVDVDIARGQFTAIMGPSGSGKSTLMHCLAGLDNVTSGQIYLDDTEITGLKDKKLTRLRRDRIGFIFQAFNLLPTLNAIENITLPMDIAGRKPDREWLGRVVDTVGLSDRLKHRPNQLSGGQQQRVAVARALAARPEIIFGDEPTGNLDSRAGAEVLGFLRTSVDELGQTIVMVTHDPVAASYADRVLYLADGRIVDEMYKPTAEAVLDRMKDFDARGRTS; translated from the coding sequence GTGACATCGGCTGTGACCATCACCAGGCACGGGGGTACTGGAGGGACTACGGCCGTTGCCGCGCGGGCGCGGCAGGTCGTGAAGGCGTACGGGTCCGGTGAGACCCGTGTCGTCGCCCTCGACCAGGTGGATGTGGACATCGCGCGGGGACAGTTCACCGCGATCATGGGCCCTTCGGGGTCCGGCAAGTCCACCCTCATGCACTGCCTCGCCGGACTCGACAATGTGACGTCGGGTCAGATCTATCTCGACGACACCGAGATCACCGGGCTGAAGGACAAGAAGCTCACGCGGCTGCGCCGGGACCGGATCGGGTTCATCTTCCAGGCGTTCAACCTGCTGCCGACGCTGAACGCGATAGAGAACATCACGCTCCCCATGGACATCGCGGGGCGGAAGCCGGACAGGGAGTGGCTGGGGCGGGTCGTGGACACCGTCGGGCTGAGCGACCGGCTCAAGCACCGGCCGAACCAGCTCTCCGGCGGCCAGCAGCAGCGCGTCGCCGTGGCCCGGGCACTGGCCGCGCGGCCGGAGATCATCTTCGGTGACGAGCCGACCGGCAACCTGGACTCGCGGGCCGGCGCCGAGGTGCTCGGCTTCCTGCGCACGTCCGTCGACGAGCTGGGCCAGACCATCGTGATGGTCACCCACGACCCGGTGGCCGCCTCGTACGCGGACCGTGTGCTGTATCTGGCCGACGGCCGCATCGTCGACGAGATGTACAAGCCCACCGCCGAAGCCGTGCTCGACCGCATGAAGGACTTCGACGCCCGGGGGCGTACGTCATGA
- a CDS encoding ABC transporter permease, protein MSVMKTSMRNFFAHKGRMALSAIAVMLSVAFVTGTLVFTDTMGTTFDKLFAATASDVTVSAKGASDSGETQSDNGKPPVLPASVVDKVGGADGVKSAEGTVFTTSVTVVNADKDSLSPTSGAPTIVGNWNANDARTMKIASGNAPRGPDQIMVDADTADKHGLKLGDEIGVITAVGTHEAKVSGIADFTVTNPGAAIFYLDTATAQKTLVGETDVYTNVNITAADGFTDAQVKKNVAAELGGAYKVQTAKEIADANAKDVGEFMGVIKYAMLGFAGIAFLVGIFLIINTFSMLVAQRTREIGLMRAIGSSRGQVNRSVLVEALLLGVLGSVLGVAGGVGLAIGLMKLMSATGMNLSTDDLTIAWTTPAVGLLLGIVVTVLAAYVPARRAGKVSPMAALRDAGAPLDTRAGVVRAVIGLLLTGAGGYCLYLVSAADKASEGSLWLGGGVVLTLIGFVVIGPLLAGAVVRVLGTVVLRAFGPVGRMAERNALRNPRRTGATGAALMIGLALVACLSVVGSSMVASATDQLDKTVGTDFIIQSDAGQLITPQAVKAAKSAEDIKNVTQYKWTQADFTTPDGKTLKEAAITAADPSYATDLATEVVAGKLPDAYKPDSMSVHETFAEDHGIELGSKIAVDFKDGSTAQLTVRAITSSDVVIDAGAMYTSIDTMAKYVPADKMPLDEMLFASAKDGQEAAAYKSLKDALHDYPQYVVRDQTDYKEALKGQIDQLLNMIYGLLALAIIVAILGVVNTLALSVVERTREIGLMRAIGLSRRQLRRMIRLESVVIALFGALLGLGLGMGWGATAQQLLALEGLNVLDIPWPTIIGVFIGSAFVGLFAALVPAFRAGRMNVLNAIATE, encoded by the coding sequence ATGAGTGTCATGAAGACCTCGATGCGCAACTTCTTCGCGCACAAGGGGCGGATGGCGCTGTCGGCCATCGCGGTCATGCTGTCGGTCGCGTTCGTGACGGGGACCCTCGTCTTCACCGACACGATGGGCACGACGTTCGACAAGCTGTTCGCGGCCACCGCCTCCGACGTCACGGTCAGCGCCAAGGGCGCCTCGGACAGCGGTGAGACCCAGTCCGACAACGGCAAGCCGCCGGTCCTGCCGGCGTCCGTCGTCGACAAGGTGGGCGGCGCGGACGGCGTGAAGTCGGCGGAGGGGACCGTCTTCACGACCTCGGTGACGGTCGTGAACGCCGACAAGGACAGCCTCTCGCCCACCAGCGGCGCCCCGACCATCGTCGGCAACTGGAACGCCAACGACGCCCGCACCATGAAGATCGCGTCCGGGAACGCCCCGCGCGGACCGGACCAGATCATGGTCGACGCGGACACCGCCGACAAGCACGGCCTGAAGCTCGGCGACGAGATCGGCGTGATCACGGCCGTCGGCACGCACGAGGCGAAGGTCTCCGGGATCGCCGACTTCACCGTCACCAACCCCGGCGCCGCGATCTTCTACCTCGACACCGCCACCGCCCAGAAGACCCTCGTCGGCGAGACCGACGTGTACACCAACGTCAACATCACCGCCGCCGACGGCTTCACGGACGCGCAGGTGAAGAAGAACGTCGCCGCCGAGCTGGGCGGCGCCTACAAGGTGCAGACCGCCAAGGAGATCGCGGACGCCAACGCCAAGGACGTCGGCGAGTTCATGGGCGTGATCAAGTACGCCATGCTCGGCTTCGCCGGGATCGCCTTCCTCGTCGGCATCTTCCTGATCATCAACACCTTCTCGATGCTGGTCGCCCAGCGGACCCGCGAGATCGGCCTGATGCGGGCCATCGGCTCCAGCCGCGGCCAGGTCAACCGGTCGGTCCTCGTCGAGGCGCTGCTCCTCGGTGTCCTCGGCTCGGTCCTCGGCGTCGCCGGCGGCGTCGGCCTCGCCATCGGCCTGATGAAGCTGATGAGCGCCACCGGCATGAACCTGTCCACCGACGACCTCACCATCGCCTGGACCACCCCGGCGGTCGGCCTGCTCCTCGGCATCGTCGTCACCGTCCTCGCCGCGTACGTGCCCGCCCGGCGCGCCGGCAAGGTCTCCCCGATGGCCGCCCTGCGCGACGCCGGCGCTCCGCTGGACACCAGGGCCGGAGTGGTACGGGCCGTGATCGGCCTGCTCCTGACCGGCGCCGGCGGCTACTGCCTGTACCTGGTGTCCGCCGCCGACAAGGCGAGCGAGGGCTCGTTGTGGCTGGGCGGTGGGGTCGTCCTGACCCTCATCGGCTTCGTCGTCATCGGCCCGCTGCTCGCCGGCGCCGTGGTGCGGGTGCTGGGCACGGTCGTCCTGCGGGCCTTCGGACCCGTAGGCCGCATGGCCGAGCGCAACGCGCTGCGCAACCCCCGCCGTACGGGGGCCACGGGCGCCGCCCTGATGATCGGCCTCGCCCTGGTCGCCTGTCTGTCGGTCGTCGGCTCCTCGATGGTCGCCTCGGCCACCGATCAGCTCGACAAGACGGTCGGCACGGACTTCATCATCCAGTCCGACGCCGGCCAGCTGATCACTCCGCAGGCCGTCAAGGCCGCGAAGTCCGCCGAGGACATCAAGAACGTCACCCAGTACAAGTGGACGCAGGCCGACTTCACCACCCCCGACGGCAAGACGCTCAAGGAGGCGGCGATCACCGCCGCCGACCCGAGCTACGCCACCGACCTCGCCACCGAGGTCGTCGCGGGCAAGCTGCCGGACGCCTACAAGCCCGACTCGATGTCCGTCCACGAGACGTTCGCCGAGGACCACGGCATCGAACTCGGCTCCAAGATCGCCGTCGACTTCAAGGACGGGTCCACGGCCCAGCTGACCGTCCGCGCGATCACCAGCAGCGATGTCGTCATCGACGCCGGCGCCATGTACACCTCCATCGACACGATGGCCAAGTACGTCCCCGCCGACAAGATGCCCCTGGACGAGATGCTCTTCGCCTCGGCGAAGGACGGCCAGGAGGCGGCCGCGTACAAGTCCCTCAAGGACGCGCTGCACGACTATCCGCAGTACGTGGTCCGCGACCAGACCGACTACAAGGAAGCGCTCAAGGGCCAGATCGACCAGCTCCTCAACATGATCTACGGCCTGCTCGCCCTCGCGATCATCGTCGCGATCCTGGGCGTCGTGAACACCCTGGCCCTGTCGGTCGTCGAGCGGACCAGGGAGATCGGCCTGATGCGGGCCATCGGCCTCTCACGCCGCCAGCTGCGCCGCATGATCCGCCTGGAGTCGGTCGTCATCGCCCTCTTCGGCGCGCTGCTCGGCCTGGGCCTGGGGATGGGCTGGGGCGCCACCGCCCAGCAACTCCTCGCCCTGGAGGGCCTGAACGTCCTCGACATCCCCTGGCCGACGATCATCGGCGTCTTCATCGGCTCGGCCTTCGTGGGCCTGTTCGCGGCGCTGGTGCCGGCGTTCCGGGCGGGCCGCATGAACGTACTGAACGCGATCGCGACCGAGTAG
- a CDS encoding DUF2079 domain-containing protein — protein sequence MAPTAPTPLALIPGPVTVSPPPRDRRFSLQRREPYVLAVVLFVAYTAVSVGRYRRMGNRSWDLGIFEQAVRAYAHFQAPIVDLKGPGYNVLGDHFSPVTVLLAPFYRVFPSPVTLLVAQAALFALSAIPVTRAATRLLGRARGLALGVAYGLSWGLQKAVDFDFHEICFAVVLIAFSLEALLRHRWRAALLWALPLVLVKEDQGLTLAVIAVVVALRARRHGSPRVVPYAVAVASFGAVATLLTFTMIIPAFNTAGVSDYLSKVGDAGPLTGADIKIRTVLWLLIPTSGLLALRSPILLAVLPTLGWRFVSSDHHYWGTDWHYSAVLMPIVTLALVDALTTARHSSRPWLRSYAVHLPTAVVAAALALTTVLPVGALTEADAYRVPADVRAVEKLLDTIPDGATVESNVGPISRLTSRCRVFWIGRAKGLAPDYIVFNNASRWVKDVPGYARQLHPRDRYELRGVIQGYVLLKRTSR from the coding sequence ATGGCCCCGACCGCCCCGACACCCTTGGCGCTCATACCCGGGCCGGTCACGGTCTCGCCCCCGCCCCGTGACCGGCGCTTCTCGCTCCAGCGGCGGGAGCCGTACGTGCTGGCGGTCGTGTTGTTCGTGGCGTACACGGCGGTTTCCGTCGGGCGGTACCGGCGGATGGGGAACCGGTCGTGGGATCTGGGGATCTTCGAGCAGGCGGTGCGGGCGTACGCGCACTTCCAGGCGCCGATCGTCGATCTGAAGGGGCCGGGGTACAACGTTCTCGGGGATCACTTCAGTCCGGTCACCGTCCTGCTCGCGCCGTTCTACCGGGTCTTCCCCTCACCCGTGACGCTGCTCGTCGCGCAGGCCGCGCTGTTCGCGCTGTCGGCGATACCGGTGACGCGGGCGGCCACGCGGCTGCTGGGGCGGGCGCGGGGGCTCGCGCTGGGGGTGGCGTACGGGCTGTCGTGGGGGCTGCAGAAGGCCGTGGACTTCGACTTCCACGAGATCTGTTTCGCGGTTGTGCTGATCGCCTTCTCCCTGGAGGCGCTGCTCCGGCACCGGTGGCGCGCGGCGCTGCTCTGGGCGCTGCCGTTGGTGCTGGTCAAGGAGGACCAGGGGCTGACGCTGGCGGTCATCGCGGTGGTCGTCGCGCTACGGGCCCGGCGGCACGGTTCGCCCCGGGTGGTGCCGTACGCCGTCGCGGTCGCGTCGTTCGGGGCGGTCGCCACGCTGCTCACCTTCACCATGATCATCCCGGCCTTCAACACCGCGGGCGTCTCCGACTACCTGTCCAAGGTCGGCGACGCCGGGCCCCTCACCGGCGCGGACATCAAGATCCGCACCGTTCTCTGGCTGCTGATCCCGACCAGCGGACTGCTCGCCCTGCGCTCCCCGATCCTCCTCGCCGTCCTCCCCACCCTGGGCTGGCGGTTCGTCTCCTCCGACCACCACTACTGGGGCACGGACTGGCACTACAGCGCCGTACTGATGCCGATCGTCACCCTCGCCCTCGTCGACGCGCTCACCACCGCCCGCCACAGCTCCCGCCCGTGGCTGCGTTCGTACGCCGTCCATCTGCCCACCGCCGTCGTCGCTGCGGCGCTCGCGCTGACGACCGTGCTGCCGGTGGGCGCCCTGACCGAGGCCGACGCCTATCGGGTCCCGGCCGATGTCCGGGCGGTGGAAAAGCTGCTGGACACCATCCCGGACGGGGCCACCGTCGAGTCCAACGTCGGCCCCATCAGCCGGCTGACCTCCCGCTGCCGCGTCTTCTGGATCGGCCGGGCCAAGGGCCTCGCCCCCGACTACATCGTCTTCAACAACGCCTCGCGCTGGGTGAAGGACGTCCCCGGGTACGCCCGTCAGCTGCATCCGCGCGACCGGTACGAGCTGCGGGGCGTCATCCAGGGGTACGTGCTGCTGAAACGCACGTCCCGATAG